Sequence from the Cellulomonas fimi ATCC 484 genome:
CTCGCCGAGCTCGGCGTCGACGCGGTGTGGCTCTCGCCGTTCTACCGCTCGCCGCAGGCCGACGCCGGCTACGACGTGGCGGACTACCGCGACGTCGACCCGCTGTTCGGCACGCTCGCCGACTTCGACGAGATGCTCGCGCGCGCCCACGGGCTCGGCCTGCGCGTCATCGTCGACCTCGTGCCGAACCACACCTCCGACGAGCACGCGTGGTTCGTCGAGGCCCTCGCCGCGGGCCCCGCCTCCGCCGCCCGCGAGCGCTACCTGTTCCGCGAGGGCCGGGGCGAGCACGGCGAGCTGCCCCCGAACAACTGGCAGTCGATCTTCGGCGGTCCCGCGTGGACGCGCACGACGGACGCCGACGGCACGCCCGGCCAGTGGTACCTGCACCTGTTCGACTCGCGCCAGCCGGACCTCAACTGGGAGCACCCCGAGGTCCGCGCGGAGTTCGAGGACGTCCTGCGGTTCTGGCTCGACCGGGGCGTCGACGGCTTCCGCATCGACGTCGCGCACGGCATGGTCAAGGCGCCCGGCCTGCCCGACTGGGACGGGCACGTCTCGATGATCGAGGGCACGGACGGCGTCGAGCCGACCGACCCCGACCGCGCCGACGAGGTCACGGGCACCGGAAACCGCGGGCCGATGTTCGACCAGGACGGCGTGCACGAGATCTACCGCGCGTGGAACCGCGTGCTCGCGCAGTACGCGGGCGACCGCGCGCTCGTGGCCGAGGCGTGGGTCGAGCCGCTGTCGCGGCTCGCGCTGTACGTGCGGCCCGACGAGATGCAGCAGGCGTTCAACTTCGCGTTCCTCGCGACGCCGTGGGACGCGGCACAGCTGCGCGAGGTCATCGAGGCGTCCTACGTGACCGCGGACGGCGTGGGCGCGCCGACGACGTGGGTCCTGTCGAACCACGACGTCGTGCGGCACCCGTCGCGGCTCGGCCTGTCCGTGCCGGGCTCGCGCCCGAACGGCATCGGGGTCGGCGACGAGCAGCCCGACGAGGAGCTCGGCCTGCGCCGGGCCCGCGCCGCGACGCTGCTCATGCTCGGCCTGCCCGGCTCGGCGTACCTCTACCAGGGCGAGGAGCTCGGCCTGCCCGACCACACCGCGCTCGACGACGACCTGCGCCAGGACCCCGCGTTCTTCCGCACGGGCGGTGCGGAGCGGGGTCGCGACGGGTGCCGCGTGCCGCTGCCGTGGGCCGCGGACGAGCCGGGCTTCGGCTTCTCCCCCACGGGCGTGACCTGGCTGCCCCAGCCTGCGTCGTGGGCGCCGTACGCGCTCG
This genomic interval carries:
- a CDS encoding glycoside hydrolase family 13 protein; the protein is MTTLDTRTLHVHAPGSPGGEWWRDAVIYQVYPRSFADASGDGVGDLPGVTSRLGHLAELGVDAVWLSPFYRSPQADAGYDVADYRDVDPLFGTLADFDEMLARAHGLGLRVIVDLVPNHTSDEHAWFVEALAAGPASAARERYLFREGRGEHGELPPNNWQSIFGGPAWTRTTDADGTPGQWYLHLFDSRQPDLNWEHPEVRAEFEDVLRFWLDRGVDGFRIDVAHGMVKAPGLPDWDGHVSMIEGTDGVEPTDPDRADEVTGTGNRGPMFDQDGVHEIYRAWNRVLAQYAGDRALVAEAWVEPLSRLALYVRPDEMQQAFNFAFLATPWDAAQLREVIEASYVTADGVGAPTTWVLSNHDVVRHPSRLGLSVPGSRPNGIGVGDEQPDEELGLRRARAATLLMLGLPGSAYLYQGEELGLPDHTALDDDLRQDPAFFRTGGAERGRDGCRVPLPWAADEPGFGFSPTGVTWLPQPASWAPYALDAQRGVPGSTYETYRAALAVRRAEQLGSGGLAWVPDAGEDVIAFTNRDVLVVANLGGSPVPLPAGAQVLVASVEPVTAADGTLAVPADATVWVRTPA